One Brassica oleracea var. oleracea cultivar TO1000 chromosome C7, BOL, whole genome shotgun sequence genomic window carries:
- the LOC106303537 gene encoding cysteine-rich receptor-like protein kinase 10 has protein sequence MYYRASLIFLFFFSFLTSFRAYAQDPNYVYHNCPNTTTYTRNSTYSTNLRTLLSSLSSNNSSYSTGFQTATSGQGTDSVTGLFLCRGDVSPEFCRSCVAFVVNDTSNRCPNEREVVLYYDECIVRYSNRNILSTLSTNGAVVMSNGQNITSNQQAQFRDLVLSTMNQAASEAADSPRKFDARKANWTAPQSLYGLVQCTPDLTRQDCLSCLQQGINQLPTDKIGGQFLAPSCSSRYELYPFYNESAITTPQPPVSAPPPPGKGGSSSVLVVAIVVPIIVVALLFIACYCFLAKRAKKTFGTASAFDGDDITTAESLQLDYRTIQTATNDFAESNKIGQGGFGEVYKGTLSDGTEVAVKRLSKSSGQGDAEFKNEVILVAKLLHRNLVRLLGFCLEGEERVLVYEYVPNESLDYFIFDPVKQCQLDWSRRYKIISGIARGILYLHQDSRLTIIHRDLKASNVLLDADMNPKIADFGMARIFGMNQTEENTSRIVGTYGYMSPEYAMHGQYSMKSDVYSFGVLVLEIISGKKNSSFYQTDGAHDLVSYAWRLWSNGTPLDLVDPSIVDNFQRNEVFRCIHIGLLCVQEDPVERPPLSTIVLMLTSITMTLPIPRQPGLFFQSILGKDPLDSDKFTTTKSLLRSVDDASITDVYTR, from the exons ATGTATTATAGGGCCTCTTTGATCTTTCTCTTCTTTTTCTCCTTTCTTACTAGCTTCAGAGCTTATGCTCAGGATCCCAATTACGTATACCACAACTGTCCAAACACGACAACTTACACCAGAAACAGCACTTACTCCACCAATCTAAGAACCCTATTGTCCTCTCTCTCTTCCAACAACTCCTCTTACTCCACCGGATTCCAAACCGCCACCTCCGGACAAGGCACCGACAGCGTCACCGGACTTTTCCTCTGCCGAGGAGACGTCTCGCCTGAATTTTGTCGCAGCTGCGTCGCCTTTGTCGTCAACGACACCTCAAATAGATGTCCAAACGAGAGAGAGGTCGTGCTCTATTACGATGAGTGTATAGTAAG ATACTCTAACCGAAATATTCTCTCGACGTTGAGCACTAATGGAGCAGTAGTCATGAGTAACGGCCAAAATATTACATCTAACCAACAAGCCCAGTTCAGAGACTTGGTCTTGTCGACGATGAACCAAGCCGCCAGTGAAGCTGCGGACAGTCCTAGAAAGTTTGATGCGAGAAAAGCTAACTGGACTGCACCACAGAGTTTATACGGGTTGGTTCAGTGCACTCCTGATCTTACAAGACAAGACTGTTTGAGTTGTCTGCAACAAGGCATCAATCAGTTACCCACCGATAAAATTGGAGGACAATTTCTGGCTCCTAGCTGTAGTTCTAGGTACGAGCTTTACCCATTTTACAACGAATCGGCCATTACAACACCACAACCGCCGGTTTCAGCTCCTCCGCCACCTG GGAAAGGTGGGAGTTCAAGTGTACTAGTGGTAGCCATTGTTGTACCTATTATAGTGGTTGCTCTGCTTTTCATAGCTTGTTATTGCTTCCTTGCCAAGAGGGCAAAGAAGACTTTTGGCACAGCATCTGCATTTGATG GAGATGATATAACAACGGCAGAATCACTGCAGCTTGATTACAGAACGATCCAAACTGCTACTAATGATTTTGCAGAAAGTAATAAGATTGGTCAAGGTGGATTTGGAGAGGTCTACAAG GGTACATTGTCGGATGGCACTGAAGTTGCGGTCAAGAGACTGTCAAAGTCATCAGGACAAGGTGATGCAGAGTTTAAGAACGAGGTTATTCTTGTTGCAAAGCTACTACATAGAAATCTAGTTAGACTTCTCGGATTTTGTCTAGAAGGAGAGGAGAGGGTACTAGTCTACGAGTACGTGCCCAACGAAAGCCTTGATTACTTCATCTTTG ACCCTGTAAAGCAATGTCAGCTGGATTGGTCTAGGCGATACAAGATTATTAGTGGAATTGCTCGAGGGATTCTGTATCTTCATCAAGATTCAAGGCTCACAATTATACACCGTGACCTTAAAGCAAGTAACGTTCTTCTGGATGCAGATATGAATCCTAAAATTGCTGATTTTGGAATGGCAAGGATATTTGGAATGAACCAAACAGAGGAGAATACAAGCAGGATAGTGGGGACCTA CGGTTATATGTCTCCTGAGTATGCAATGCATGGTCAGTACTCAATGAAATCAGATGTCTATAGCTTCGGAGTGTTGGTTCTTGAGATTATAAGCGGCAAGAAGAATAGCAGCTTCTACCAAACAGATGGCGCACATGACTTGGTTTCATAT GCTTGGAGGCTTTGGAGTAATGGGACACCGCTAGACCTCGTGGATCCATCTATTGTAGATAATTTCCAAAGGAATGAAGTTTTTCGATGTATCCATATAGGTCTTTTGTGTGTTCAAGAAGATCCTGTTGAGCGTCCACCCTTGTCAACCATTGTTCTGATGCTCACTAGTATTACCATGACATTACCCATCCCTAGGCAACCAGGTCTTTTCTTTCAGAGTATACTCGGAAAAGACCCTCTTGATTCAGACAAATTTACAACGACCAAGTCTCTTCTACGGTCTGTTGATGATGCCTCGATCACAGATGTATATACTCGATGA